The following are from one region of the Neurospora crassa OR74A linkage group III, whole genome shotgun sequence genome:
- a CDS encoding bZIP transcription factor, which produces MADKMSIDKHDPTKDDSEDSQMESSPEREREGEAPGGEANGPNTGTSTKTAAPQENQQPKRKGGRKPIYATSEERKQRNRQAQAAFRERRTEYIKQLEDAIRTHEQNLANLQAAHRHAADECLMLRYKNSLLERILLEKGIDVQAELQAKTGSPNLGPTHMPQNLVQQPPIQRALLNRHHARRSQSSIAPKLEPGIPISPLPPPVHSHASALSPKSRPTPLSHSASPSTTATFGSHSGASPVTSDGMIPPIRPHLPPASALKIHPPSQLGNGVPGLAQQQRQMQMPGLQQGQNHMRNSVGGNTNSFYPTPSFQNHIEQLGSFRNSEQEYDAAAEMMDDPGETPDTPSGPGPYPGQAYGGDPQAMSLSSPVTSGPQGNQQSPIENGSHQQHPAYPPMAQLLDHQYDFGDPFGLSASMAFPTQFSFDTSNMR; this is translated from the exons atGGCAGACAAGATGTCTATCGATAAGCACGATCCCACCAAAGACGATAGTGAAGACTCGCAGATGGAGTCTAGTCccgagagagaaagagagggagaggcaCCTGGTGGTGAGGCCAATGGCCCAAATACAGGTACCTCGACGAAAACCGCTGCTCCCCAAGAAAACCAACAGCCCAAGCGCAAAGGCGGCCGCAAGCCG ATCTATGCCACGTCCGAGGAACGGAAGCAGAGGAACCGTCAGGCTCAAGCTGCATTCCGTGAGCGCAGGACTGAGTACATCAAGCAGCTTGAAGATGCTATCCGCACCCACGAGCAAAACCTTGCCAATCTGCAGGCTGCTCACCGACATGCCGCTGACGAATGCCTGATGCTTCGTTACAAGAATTCGCTTTTGGAGCGCATCCTCCTTGAGAAAG GCATCGATGTTCAAGCCGAGCTCCAAGCCAAGACGGGCAGTCCAAATCTTGGACCTACTCATATGCCCCAAAACTTGGTACAGCAGCCGCCGATTCAGCGGGCTCTCCTGAATAGACACCATGCCCGCAGATCGCAGTCGAGCATCGCTCCTAAACTCGAACCCGGGATTCCTATCTCTCCCCTGCCACCTCCGGTTCATTCTCACGCGTCAGCTCTATCGCCCAAGAGTCGGCCAACACCACTATCGCATTCGGCCTCACCATCAACGACAGCAACCTTTGGTTCCCATAGCGGCGCATCACCGGTCACTTCCGACGGCATGATTCCCCCGATTCGCCCGCATCTCCCACCCGCTTCAGCATTAAAGATCCACCCGCCTTCGCAATTGGGTAACGGAGTGCCCGGTCTAGCTCAGCAACAACGCCAGATGCAGATGCCTGGCCTTCAGCAAGGACAGAACCACATGAGGAACAGCGTTGGCGGAAACACGAATTCGTTCTACCCCACGCCTTCCTTCCAGAATCATATTGAGCAACTCG GCTCATTCCGTAATTCAGAACAGGAGTACGACGCCGCAGCCGAGATGATGGACGACCCCGGCGAGACCCCCGATACTCCAAGCGGACCTGGCCCCTATCCCGGCCAAGCATACGGCGGCGACCCCCAAGCAATGTCACTTTCGTCCCCTGTCACCTCCGGTCCTCAAGGAAACCAGCAGTCACCGATCGAAAACGGCTCTCATCAACAGCATCCTGCGTACCCGCCAATGGCCCAGCTTCTCGATCACCAATACGACTTTGGCGATCCTTTCGGTTTGAGTGCTAGCATGGCTTTTCCGACACAGTTCTCGTTCGACACCAGCAACATGCGGTAG
- a CDS encoding bZIP transcription factor, variant, translated as MADKMSIDKHDPTKDDSEDSQMESSPEREREGEAPGGEANGPNTGTSTKTAAPQENQQPKRKGGRKPIYATSEERKQRNRQAQAAFRERRTEYIKQLEDAIRTHEQNLANLQAAHRHAADECLMLRYKNSLLERILLEKGIDVQAELQAKTGSPNLGPTHMPQNLVQQPPIQRALLNRHHARRSQSSIAPKLEPGIPISPLPPPVHSHASALSPKSRPTPLSHSASPSTTATFGSHSGASPVTSDGMIPPIRPHLPPASALKIHPPSQLGNGVPGLAQQQRQMQMPGLQQGQNHMRNSVGGNTNSFYPTPSFQNHIEQLEQEYDAAAEMMDDPGETPDTPSGPGPYPGQAYGGDPQAMSLSSPVTSGPQGNQQSPIENGSHQQHPAYPPMAQLLDHQYDFGDPFGLSASMAFPTQFSFDTSNMR; from the exons atGGCAGACAAGATGTCTATCGATAAGCACGATCCCACCAAAGACGATAGTGAAGACTCGCAGATGGAGTCTAGTCccgagagagaaagagagggagaggcaCCTGGTGGTGAGGCCAATGGCCCAAATACAGGTACCTCGACGAAAACCGCTGCTCCCCAAGAAAACCAACAGCCCAAGCGCAAAGGCGGCCGCAAGCCG ATCTATGCCACGTCCGAGGAACGGAAGCAGAGGAACCGTCAGGCTCAAGCTGCATTCCGTGAGCGCAGGACTGAGTACATCAAGCAGCTTGAAGATGCTATCCGCACCCACGAGCAAAACCTTGCCAATCTGCAGGCTGCTCACCGACATGCCGCTGACGAATGCCTGATGCTTCGTTACAAGAATTCGCTTTTGGAGCGCATCCTCCTTGAGAAAG GCATCGATGTTCAAGCCGAGCTCCAAGCCAAGACGGGCAGTCCAAATCTTGGACCTACTCATATGCCCCAAAACTTGGTACAGCAGCCGCCGATTCAGCGGGCTCTCCTGAATAGACACCATGCCCGCAGATCGCAGTCGAGCATCGCTCCTAAACTCGAACCCGGGATTCCTATCTCTCCCCTGCCACCTCCGGTTCATTCTCACGCGTCAGCTCTATCGCCCAAGAGTCGGCCAACACCACTATCGCATTCGGCCTCACCATCAACGACAGCAACCTTTGGTTCCCATAGCGGCGCATCACCGGTCACTTCCGACGGCATGATTCCCCCGATTCGCCCGCATCTCCCACCCGCTTCAGCATTAAAGATCCACCCGCCTTCGCAATTGGGTAACGGAGTGCCCGGTCTAGCTCAGCAACAACGCCAGATGCAGATGCCTGGCCTTCAGCAAGGACAGAACCACATGAGGAACAGCGTTGGCGGAAACACGAATTCGTTCTACCCCACGCCTTCCTTCCAGAATCATATTGAGCAACTCG AACAGGAGTACGACGCCGCAGCCGAGATGATGGACGACCCCGGCGAGACCCCCGATACTCCAAGCGGACCTGGCCCCTATCCCGGCCAAGCATACGGCGGCGACCCCCAAGCAATGTCACTTTCGTCCCCTGTCACCTCCGGTCCTCAAGGAAACCAGCAGTCACCGATCGAAAACGGCTCTCATCAACAGCATCCTGCGTACCCGCCAATGGCCCAGCTTCTCGATCACCAATACGACTTTGGCGATCCTTTCGGTTTGAGTGCTAGCATGGCTTTTCCGACACAGTTCTCGTTCGACACCAGCAACATGCGGTAG